A genomic window from Corvus moneduloides isolate bCorMon1 chromosome 11, bCorMon1.pri, whole genome shotgun sequence includes:
- the KLF15 gene encoding Krueppel-like factor 15, whose product MVDHLLPTDESFSSTRSSLGYFGDMTAGVRSYQMLPSPLSEDDSDSSSFCSCSSPDSQVLSSSYGSTSSAESQDSILDYLLSQASLGNTTASWWDKRRLQPIVKEEYFRLPEFAVDMEDSGPFQPTLEEIEEFLEENMDLELKERPKSETKDLRACSQVSVASLQQKDHMLPSASLKESKNEQLNSSMEGGQASNGGMTLENGIPVMLQIQPVQIKQESNTSPSSQGPAQENIKIAQLLVNIQGQTFALVPQIVQSSNLNLSSKFVRIAPVPIAAKPIGPGGMIQGQTGIIMGQKFQKNPAAELIKMHKCSFPGCTKMYTKSSHLKAHLRRHTGEKPFACTWPGCGWRFSRSDELSRHRRSHSGVKPYQCPVCEKKFARSDHLSKHVKVHRFPRSNRSVRSVN is encoded by the exons ATGGTGGATCACTTGCTGCCTACTGATGAATCCTTTTCATCCACAAGATCTTCTCTTGGATACTTTGGGGACATGACAGCAGGTGTGAGGTCCTACCAAATGCTGCCCTCTCCCCTGTCAGAAGATGACAGTGACTCGTCCAGCTTTTGTTCTTGTTCCAGCCCTGACTCCCAGGTGCTCAGCTCCAGCTATGGAAGCACATCCAGTGCGGAAAGTCAGGACAGTATCTTAGACTATTTATTGTCCCAGGCATCTTTGGGGAACACCACTGCATCATGGTGGGACAAAAGGAGACTTCAGCCAATAGTGAAAGAGGAGTACTTTAGGTTGCCTGAATTTGCCGTGGATATGGAAGACTCAGGACCATTTCAGCCAACGCTTGAGGAAATTGAGGAATTTTTGGAGGAGAACATGGACTTGGAGCTCAAAGAAAGACCTAAAAGTGAGACCAAGGACTTGAGAGCTTGCAGCCAAGTTTCTGTTGCTTCGCTGCAGCAAAAAGACCATATGTTACCCAGTGCTAGTTTAAAAGAGAGTAAAAATGAGCAGTTGAACAGCTCAATGGAAGGTGGCCAAGCTTCAAATGGAGGAATGACCTTAGAGAATGGGATACCGGTTATGCTCCAAATTCAGCCTGTACAGATCAAACAGGAGTCCAACACAAGCCCCAGTTCCCAAGGACCAGCACAGGAGAACATTAAAATTGCACAGCTCCTAGTCAACATCCAAGGACAGACGTTTGCCCTTGTGCCTCAGATAGTTCAGTCGTCCAATTTGAACTTGTCCTCTAAATTTGTCCGCATTGCTCCCGTCCCCATCGCCGCCAAGCCAATTGGGCCAGGAGGCATGATCCAGGGGCAGACGGGAATCATCATGGGTCAGAAATTTCAAAAGAACCCTGCAGCCGAACTCATTAAAATGCACAAATGTTCTTTTCCTGGTTGCACCAAGATGTACACGAAAAGCAGCCATTTGAAAGCCCACCTGAGGAGGCACACAGGAGAAAAGCCCTTTGCGTGCACGTGGCCGGGTTGTGGATGGAG GTTCTCCAGGTCAGATGAGCTGTCCCGGCACAGGCGCTCCCACTCGGGGGTGAAACCCTACCAGTGTCCTGTCTGCGAGAAGAAGTTTGCTCGAAGTGACCACTTGTCCAAACATGTCAAGGTGCACCGGTTCCCACGAAGCAACCGCTCCGTCCGCTCCGTGAACTGA